From a single Collimonas pratensis genomic region:
- the ompA gene encoding outer membrane protein OmpA codes for MNKLAKLVFAASAVVALSASAQEIKDIQAATPNSAYVQSSNGVIARDPYGLCWHTGYWTPADSVPGCDGEIAQAAPAPAAPAPAPVVPAPAPVSQKVTFAADAFFDFDKAVLKPEGKAKLDDLTSKLGAINLEVIIAVGHTDSIGSVAYNQKLSVRRAEAVKAYLVHKGVEANRVYTEGKGKSQPVADNKTAAGRAKNRRVEIEVVGTRTN; via the coding sequence ATGAATAAATTAGCAAAACTCGTCTTCGCTGCGTCCGCAGTCGTCGCACTCTCTGCCTCTGCGCAGGAAATCAAAGATATCCAGGCGGCTACCCCAAACAGCGCCTACGTTCAAAGCTCGAATGGTGTAATCGCACGTGACCCGTACGGTCTGTGCTGGCACACCGGCTACTGGACACCAGCTGACTCGGTTCCAGGCTGCGACGGCGAAATCGCTCAAGCTGCACCAGCACCGGCTGCACCAGCACCGGCTCCAGTTGTTCCAGCACCAGCTCCAGTATCGCAAAAGGTTACTTTCGCTGCTGACGCATTCTTCGACTTCGACAAAGCTGTCCTGAAGCCAGAAGGCAAAGCCAAGCTGGATGACCTGACTTCGAAACTGGGCGCAATCAACCTGGAAGTCATCATCGCTGTTGGTCACACTGACTCGATCGGCTCCGTTGCTTACAACCAGAAGCTGTCGGTTCGCCGCGCTGAAGCTGTCAAGGCATACCTGGTACACAAGGGTGTCGAAGCTAACCGTGTTTACACCGAAGGCAAGGGCAAGTCGCAACCAGTCGCTGACAACAAGACTGCTGCAGGCCGCGCTAAAAACCGTCGCGTTGAAATCGAAGTTGTTGGTACACGTACCAACTAA